The following are from one region of the Candidatus Hydrogenedentota bacterium genome:
- a CDS encoding lipoate--protein ligase family protein gives MGFGLKEGACAVAHALEPWPVPMRTLDVSFAKPAENLAYDELLLNDAEEGRGTDTLRIWESPVPFVVLGVSQVLREHVRVDACERDGVRILRRTSAGGCVLQGPGCLNFTLVLSHERFPQIATIRGSYCFVLGRLAAALRARGVNASHKGISDLAVGGKKISGNAQRRRKLFILHHGTLLYAMDPELMERYLTEPSDRPQYRGNRTHRGFVKCLPLDVNDARAVFAEAFGGARPQTRAGKDEIEQVRELVNDRFSSPSWVNRR, from the coding sequence TTGGGTTTTGGATTGAAAGAGGGGGCATGCGCCGTCGCGCACGCCCTCGAGCCGTGGCCCGTGCCGATGCGGACGCTGGATGTGTCGTTCGCGAAGCCCGCGGAAAACTTGGCGTACGACGAACTGCTGTTGAATGACGCCGAGGAGGGGCGCGGCACGGACACGCTGCGCATTTGGGAGAGCCCGGTCCCATTTGTCGTGCTTGGCGTGTCGCAGGTGCTGCGCGAGCACGTGCGCGTGGATGCATGCGAACGGGACGGGGTGCGCATCCTGCGCAGGACCTCCGCGGGCGGGTGCGTGTTGCAGGGACCGGGCTGTTTGAACTTCACGCTCGTGCTGTCGCACGAACGCTTTCCCCAGATCGCGACAATTCGCGGATCGTATTGTTTCGTTCTCGGCCGCCTCGCGGCGGCATTGCGCGCGCGCGGCGTGAACGCGTCGCACAAGGGCATATCCGATCTTGCAGTCGGCGGCAAGAAAATCTCGGGCAATGCGCAGCGGCGGCGCAAACTGTTTATCCTCCACCACGGCACGCTGCTCTATGCGATGGACCCCGAACTCATGGAACGTTACCTGACCGAACCGTCCGATCGTCCCCAGTACCGCGGCAACCGCACGCACCGCGGATTCGTGAAATGCCTGCCACTGGATGTGAACGATGCTCGCGCGGTATTTGCGGAGGCATTCGGAGGCGCGCGACCGCAAACTCGCGCCGGCAAGGACGAAATCGAGCAGGTCCGCGAACTTGTCAATGACAGGTTCTCATCGCCGTCATGGGTCAACCGTCGGTAA
- a CDS encoding MBL fold metallo-hydrolase → MYKLPVEAFPNHVTNCYLVLTDPITLIDAASGQESSNSSLLGCFERMRNEFGENVALKDVKRLILTHGHIDHFGGLHFVVEESGAAIGIHELDMSVIRHFNERLVVTAKNLHIFLERAGVGPERVNKLLEMNKWSKDLFRARPVDFTFDEGPLSGSPFELFHAPGHCPGQVCIRLDDILFTADHVLSHITPNQSPEFITRYTGLGHYMSALKKVRALPGIRVALGGHEDAIDNFPARVDASIAFHEARLERTLGLCNEPRTVAEVSRDLFGERKGYHVLLAFLETGAHMEYLYERGHLAVVNVEEVDRQYNPVLQYQRQ, encoded by the coding sequence GTGTACAAGTTGCCTGTCGAGGCTTTTCCCAACCACGTCACAAACTGTTATCTGGTCCTCACCGATCCCATCACGTTGATCGACGCCGCGTCCGGACAGGAGTCCTCGAACTCGTCGTTGCTCGGTTGTTTCGAGCGGATGCGCAACGAATTTGGCGAAAACGTTGCGTTGAAGGACGTTAAGCGCCTCATCCTCACGCACGGCCACATCGACCATTTCGGCGGGTTGCACTTCGTTGTCGAGGAAAGCGGCGCCGCGATCGGAATTCACGAACTCGACATGAGCGTCATTCGCCACTTCAACGAGCGGCTCGTCGTCACGGCGAAGAACCTGCACATTTTTCTCGAGCGTGCCGGGGTCGGACCCGAGCGCGTAAACAAACTGCTCGAGATGAACAAGTGGTCCAAGGACCTGTTCCGTGCGCGCCCGGTCGATTTCACGTTCGATGAAGGTCCACTTTCCGGTTCGCCGTTCGAGTTGTTCCATGCCCCTGGCCATTGCCCCGGCCAGGTGTGCATCCGCCTCGACGACATCCTGTTTACCGCCGACCACGTGCTCTCGCACATCACGCCCAACCAGTCGCCCGAATTCATCACGCGCTACACGGGCCTTGGCCACTACATGAGCGCGCTCAAGAAAGTGCGTGCACTACCCGGAATTCGCGTCGCGCTCGGCGGACACGAGGACGCGATAGACAACTTTCCGGCGCGCGTGGATGCTTCCATTGCGTTTCATGAAGCGCGGCTCGAGAGGACGCTCGGTCTCTGCAATGAACCACGCACCGTTGCGGAGGTATCGCGCGATCTTTTCGGCGAGCGGAAGGGATATCACGTGCTGCTCGCTTTCCTCGAAACCGGCGCGCACATGGAGTATCTGTACGAGCGCGGGCACCTCGCGGTCGTGAACGTCGAAGAAGTCGATCGGCAATACAATCCCGTGCTGCAATACCAGCGACAGTAG